In the Pseudomonas orientalis genome, one interval contains:
- a CDS encoding FagA protein gives MSSVLHEDPYLESWRWMSRQIRCGLDPNEPRLIEHYLNEGRYLACCTATHPWTIAETSFRLLIDTANDIALPWHWRSLCLDQAWRPLRDLEKLSHCACRLKRWQAFAWQLATCQLLPSLSFSDVVQGSNDE, from the coding sequence ATGAGTTCTGTCTTGCATGAGGACCCGTACCTGGAAAGTTGGCGGTGGATGAGTCGTCAGATCCGCTGCGGGCTCGACCCCAATGAACCTCGCCTGATCGAACATTACCTCAATGAGGGGCGTTACCTGGCGTGTTGCACCGCGACCCACCCGTGGACGATCGCCGAAACCTCATTTCGCCTGCTCATCGACACCGCCAACGATATCGCGCTGCCCTGGCATTGGCGCTCCCTGTGTCTGGACCAGGCCTGGCGCCCGCTGCGTGACCTGGAAAAACTCTCTCACTGCGCCTGCCGGCTCAAGCGCTGGCAGGCGTTCGCCTGGCAATTGGCGACCTGCCAATTACTGCCATCTCTCTCTTTCTCCGATGTGGTGCAAGGATCCAACGATGAGTAA
- a CDS encoding carbon-nitrogen hydrolase family protein, giving the protein MSFAVIQMVSQSDVPANLAQARRLLERAAADGARLAVLPENFAAMGRRDMADIGRAEALGEGPILPWLKQTARDLTLWIVAGTIPLPPRDQPDAKPNACSLLLDDRGEIVARYDKLHLFDVDVADARGRYRESDDYAFGSNVVVADTPVGRLGLTVCYDLRFPELYSELRAAGAELISAPSAFTAVTGAAHWDVLIRARAIETQCYLLAAAQGGVHPGPRETHGHAAIIDPWGRVLVQQDQGEAVLVAERDSNEQASIRTRMPVVNHRRFFSQGAQRPASER; this is encoded by the coding sequence ATGTCCTTTGCGGTAATTCAAATGGTCAGCCAGAGTGATGTCCCGGCTAACCTGGCCCAGGCACGCCGCCTGCTGGAACGCGCGGCGGCGGATGGCGCCAGGCTTGCAGTACTGCCGGAGAACTTCGCCGCCATGGGCCGCCGTGACATGGCCGATATCGGTCGCGCCGAAGCCTTGGGTGAAGGCCCGATCCTCCCATGGTTGAAACAGACCGCCCGCGACCTCACCTTATGGATAGTGGCCGGCACAATACCGTTGCCACCCAGGGATCAGCCGGACGCCAAGCCCAACGCCTGCTCGCTGCTGCTCGACGACCGTGGTGAAATCGTTGCCCGTTACGACAAGCTGCACTTGTTCGATGTGGATGTGGCGGACGCCCGAGGTCGCTATCGCGAATCCGACGACTATGCTTTCGGAAGCAACGTGGTAGTGGCGGATACACCCGTGGGGCGCTTGGGGCTGACAGTATGTTATGACCTGCGCTTCCCCGAGCTGTACAGCGAGTTGCGTGCGGCCGGGGCTGAGTTGATCAGTGCGCCCTCGGCGTTTACAGCGGTGACCGGGGCTGCGCATTGGGATGTGCTGATTCGCGCGCGGGCCATCGAGACCCAGTGTTACCTGCTGGCGGCCGCCCAGGGTGGTGTGCACCCTGGGCCACGGGAAACCCATGGGCACGCGGCGATTATCGACCCCTGGGGGCGCGTGCTGGTCCAACAAGATCAGGGCGAAGCGGTGCTGGTGGCCGAACGCGACAGCAATGAACAGGCGTCGATACGGACGCGCATGCCGGTGGTCAACCACCGGCGCTTTTTCTCGCAGGGCGCACAGCGACCTGCTTCAGAACGATGA
- a CDS encoding ZIP family metal transporter: MGTETLAISSVRLFRYAFGSLLVLVGTALLVAHGLAWLDLEPRILRALQGGAICALGTALGAVPVLVIRRMPAALSDTLLGFGAGVMLAATAFSLVVPGIAAAESLGLSPWGAGGLISFGIMLGAFGLYLVDRKVSGASPEMLVGTPDKPVIPPRIWLFVFAIIAHNIPEGMAVGVSAGGGMADADSLAMGIALQDVPEGLVIALVLAGAGMSRVKAFLIGAASGLVEPVFAVLCAWLVSLAEVLLPLGLALAAGAMLLVVTHEVIPESRRNGHDKLASLGLCIGFCLMMVMDTALG; encoded by the coding sequence ATGGGCACTGAAACCCTGGCGATTAGCAGCGTGCGATTGTTTCGCTACGCGTTTGGCTCCCTGCTTGTATTAGTCGGTACGGCTTTACTGGTGGCTCATGGCCTGGCCTGGCTCGACCTGGAGCCGCGCATCTTGCGTGCGCTCCAGGGCGGGGCGATCTGCGCGCTCGGCACCGCCCTCGGTGCAGTGCCGGTGCTGGTGATTCGCCGTATGCCGGCGGCGTTGAGCGATACCCTGCTGGGCTTTGGTGCGGGGGTCATGCTGGCGGCGACCGCTTTTTCGCTGGTGGTGCCGGGAATTGCCGCCGCAGAAAGCCTGGGGCTCTCGCCCTGGGGCGCGGGCGGCCTGATCAGCTTCGGCATCATGCTCGGTGCATTCGGGTTGTATCTGGTGGACCGCAAGGTTTCAGGCGCCAGCCCGGAAATGCTGGTGGGCACGCCGGATAAGCCGGTTATCCCGCCGCGCATCTGGCTGTTTGTGTTCGCCATTATTGCCCACAACATTCCGGAAGGTATGGCGGTGGGTGTATCTGCCGGCGGCGGCATGGCGGATGCCGACAGCCTCGCCATGGGCATTGCCCTGCAGGACGTACCGGAAGGCCTGGTGATTGCGCTGGTGTTGGCAGGGGCGGGGATGTCGCGGGTCAAGGCGTTTCTGATCGGCGCTGCGTCGGGTCTGGTAGAGCCGGTATTTGCGGTGCTCTGCGCGTGGTTGGTGAGTCTGGCCGAAGTGCTGTTGCCCTTGGGGTTGGCACTGGCTGCCGGTGCGATGCTGCTGGTGGTGACCCATGAGGTCATCCCGGAGTCACGCCGCAACGGTCACGACAAGCTCGCCAGCCTGGGCTTGTGCATCGGGTTTTGCTTGATGATGGTGATGGACACGGCGTTGGGGTAG
- the pmbA gene encoding metalloprotease PmbA, with protein MSAAQSVGPQALPALQEQVEQILAEAKRQGASACEVAVSLEQGLSTSVRQREVETVEFNRDQGFGITLYVGQRKGSASTSASGPEAIRETVAAALAIAKHTSEDESSGLADKALMAKDLQDFDLFHAWDITPEQAIEQALTCEAAAFDADVRIKNADGTTLSTHQGCRVYGNSHGFIGGYASTRHSLSCVMIAEADGQMQRDYWYDVNRQGELLADPVSIGQRAAQRAASRLGARPVPTCEVPVLFSAELAGGLFGSFLGAISGGNLYRKSSFLEGAIGQTLFPEWLTIDERPHLMRAMGSTSFDGDGLATYAKPFVENGELVSYVLGTYAGRKLGLPSTANSGGVHNLFVTHGDEDQAALLRRMGRGLLVTELMGHGLNMVTGDYSRGAAGFWVENGEIQFAVQEVTIAGNMRDMFKQIVAVGNDLELRSNIRTGSVLIERMTVAGS; from the coding sequence ATGAGTGCAGCCCAAAGCGTCGGTCCGCAAGCGTTACCGGCACTGCAGGAACAAGTCGAGCAGATCCTTGCCGAGGCCAAGCGCCAGGGGGCCAGCGCCTGTGAGGTAGCGGTGTCGCTGGAACAGGGGCTGTCGACTTCGGTGCGTCAGCGGGAAGTGGAAACCGTTGAGTTCAATCGCGACCAGGGGTTTGGTATTACCTTGTACGTGGGCCAGCGTAAAGGCTCGGCCAGTACGTCGGCCAGTGGCCCGGAGGCGATTCGTGAAACCGTCGCCGCCGCCCTGGCAATCGCCAAGCACACCTCCGAGGATGAGAGCTCGGGCTTGGCCGACAAAGCGTTGATGGCCAAGGATCTGCAGGACTTCGATCTGTTCCACGCCTGGGACATCACGCCCGAGCAAGCCATCGAACAGGCGCTGACCTGCGAGGCGGCGGCGTTCGACGCCGATGTTCGCATCAAAAACGCCGACGGCACCACGCTGAGTACCCACCAGGGCTGCCGTGTCTACGGCAACAGCCATGGATTCATCGGCGGCTATGCCTCTACCCGTCACAGCTTGAGCTGCGTGATGATCGCTGAGGCCGATGGCCAGATGCAGCGTGATTACTGGTACGACGTGAACCGTCAGGGTGAGTTGCTGGCAGACCCGGTCAGCATTGGCCAGCGTGCTGCGCAACGTGCAGCCAGCCGTCTGGGCGCGCGGCCGGTGCCCACATGCGAAGTGCCGGTGCTGTTTTCCGCCGAATTGGCCGGTGGCTTGTTCGGCAGTTTTCTCGGAGCGATTTCCGGCGGCAACCTCTATCGTAAATCTTCCTTTCTGGAAGGCGCGATCGGCCAGACGCTGTTTCCTGAATGGCTGACCATCGATGAGCGGCCGCACCTCATGCGCGCCATGGGCAGCACCTCGTTCGACGGCGATGGCCTGGCCACCTATGCCAAGCCGTTCGTCGAGAACGGCGAGTTGGTGTCTTATGTCTTGGGCACCTACGCGGGCCGCAAGCTTGGCCTGCCCAGCACCGCCAACTCCGGCGGCGTCCACAACCTGTTCGTGACCCATGGCGATGAAGACCAGGCGGCGCTGTTGCGTCGCATGGGACGCGGCCTGCTGGTGACCGAACTGATGGGCCACGGCCTGAACATGGTGACGGGTGACTATTCTCGTGGCGCGGCGGGGTTCTGGGTGGAAAACGGCGAGATTCAGTTCGCCGTCCAGGAAGTGACGATCGCCGGCAACATGCGCGATATGTTCAAGCAGATCGTTGCAGTGGGGAATGATCTGGAGCTGCGCAGCAATATCCGCACGGGCTCCGTATTGATCGAACGGATGACGGTCGCCGGTAGCTGA
- the yjgA gene encoding ribosome biogenesis factor YjgA, protein MVDSYDDSLDGEKSKTQVKRELHALVDLGERLTTLKKDLIAKLPLTDEMRRALADAPKHTANIARKRHIMFIGKLMRDQDTDAILALLDQTDASTRQYNERFHNLERWRDRLISGDDAVLEKFVLDYPDADRQQLRSLIRQAQHEQAHNKAPATSRKIFKYIRELDETQRGLR, encoded by the coding sequence ATGGTTGATTCTTACGACGACTCCCTCGATGGGGAGAAAAGCAAAACCCAGGTCAAACGCGAGCTGCATGCTCTGGTTGACCTCGGCGAGCGCCTTACAACGCTCAAGAAAGACTTGATTGCCAAACTGCCACTGACCGACGAAATGCGTCGGGCCTTGGCCGATGCGCCTAAGCACACCGCGAATATCGCGCGCAAACGGCACATCATGTTTATCGGCAAGCTGATGCGCGATCAGGACACTGACGCCATTCTGGCCTTGCTCGATCAAACCGATGCCTCCACTCGCCAGTACAACGAACGCTTCCATAACCTGGAGCGCTGGCGTGACCGCCTGATCTCGGGCGATGACGCCGTGCTGGAGAAATTCGTGCTGGACTATCCGGACGCGGACCGCCAGCAATTGCGCTCCCTGATCCGTCAGGCCCAGCACGAGCAGGCGCATAACAAGGCGCCGGCCACCAGCCGTAAAATCTTCAAATACATCCGTGAGCTGGACGAGACTCAACGCGGTCTGCGCTGA
- the tldD gene encoding metalloprotease TldD → MSELLSSVSEHLLAPGGVTIENLQTVLGDLAGPGIDAADLYFQGQISESWALEDGIVKEGSFNLDQGVGVRAQSGEKTGFAYSNAITLEALGLAARAARSISRAGQNGTVQAFSTQDVAQLYAPDNPLEVISRAEKVELLKRVDAATRALDPRIQQVTVSMAGVWERILVASTDGGLAADVRPLVRFNVSVIVEQNGRRERGGHGGGGRTDYRYFLAEDRAMGYAREALRQALVNLEAIPAPAGTLPVVLGSGWSGVLLHEAVGHGLEGDFNRKGSSAYSGRMGERVASKLCTIVDDGTLAGRRGSLSVDDEGTPTECTTLIENGVLKGYMQDKLNARLMGVARTGNGRRESYAHLPMPRMTNTYMLGGESDPAEIIASVKRGIYCANLGGGQVDITSGKFVFSTSEAYLIEDGKITAPVKGATLIGNGPEAMSKVSMVGNDLSLDSGVGTCGKDGQSVPVGVGQPTLKIDAITVGGTGS, encoded by the coding sequence ATGAGCGAGTTGTTGTCCTCAGTCAGTGAACATCTCCTGGCACCCGGTGGCGTGACCATCGAAAATCTGCAAACCGTGCTGGGCGATCTGGCCGGACCGGGGATCGACGCGGCCGACCTGTATTTCCAGGGGCAGATTTCCGAGTCCTGGGCGCTGGAAGACGGCATCGTCAAGGAAGGCAGTTTCAACCTTGACCAGGGTGTAGGGGTTCGCGCGCAATCGGGCGAAAAAACCGGTTTTGCCTACAGCAACGCCATTACCCTGGAGGCCTTGGGCCTGGCGGCGCGTGCGGCGCGCTCGATCTCCCGCGCGGGCCAGAACGGCACGGTGCAGGCGTTCAGTACCCAGGACGTGGCGCAGTTGTACGCGCCGGATAATCCGCTGGAAGTGATCAGTCGCGCGGAAAAGGTCGAGCTGCTCAAGCGTGTTGACGCGGCTACGCGTGCCCTGGACCCGCGCATCCAGCAGGTCACCGTGAGCATGGCCGGTGTGTGGGAGCGCATCCTTGTCGCGTCCACTGACGGCGGCCTGGCGGCCGATGTGCGGCCACTGGTGCGTTTCAACGTGAGTGTGATCGTCGAGCAGAACGGTCGCCGCGAACGCGGTGGCCATGGCGGCGGCGGGCGTACCGACTACCGTTATTTCCTCGCCGAGGACCGCGCCATGGGCTACGCCCGTGAGGCGCTGCGCCAGGCGCTGGTCAACCTGGAAGCGATTCCGGCGCCGGCCGGTACCCTGCCGGTGGTGCTGGGCTCGGGTTGGTCCGGTGTGTTGCTGCACGAAGCCGTGGGTCATGGGCTGGAAGGCGACTTCAATCGCAAGGGCAGCTCCGCCTACAGCGGGCGCATGGGCGAGAGGGTCGCATCCAAGCTGTGCACCATTGTCGATGACGGCACCCTGGCCGGTCGGCGTGGTTCGTTGAGCGTGGATGACGAAGGGACGCCGACCGAGTGCACCACCCTGATCGAAAACGGCGTGCTCAAGGGCTATATGCAAGACAAGCTCAACGCTCGCCTGATGGGCGTGGCGCGCACCGGCAACGGTCGCCGCGAATCCTATGCCCACCTGCCGATGCCACGCATGACCAACACCTACATGCTCGGTGGCGAAAGCGATCCGGCAGAAATCATTGCTTCGGTGAAGCGCGGCATCTACTGCGCCAACCTTGGTGGCGGGCAGGTGGATATCACCAGCGGCAAGTTCGTGTTCTCCACCAGCGAGGCGTATTTGATCGAAGACGGCAAGATTACCGCACCGGTCAAGGGCGCGACATTGATCGGCAATGGGCCGGAGGCCATGAGCAAGGTGTCGATGGTCGGTAACGACCTGTCGCTGGACAGCGGCGTGGGTACGTGCGGGAAGGATGGGCAGTCGGTGCCGGTGGGCGTGGGCCAGCCAACCTTGAAAATCGATGCGATCACCGTGGGTGGCACGGGGTCGTAA
- a CDS encoding superoxide dismutase yields the protein MSYTLPALPYAFDALEPHIDAQTMEIHYTKHHQTYINNLNAAVEGTEFAGWPVEKLVASVEKLPEKLRAAVVNQGGGHANHSLFWAVMSPTGGGKPEGVLGQAIDAQLGGFDSFKDAFTKAALTRFGSGWAWLSVTPQKTLVVESSGNQDSPLMSGNTPILGLDVWEHAYYLLYQNRRPEYINAFYSVINWPEVAARYQAALA from the coding sequence ATGAGCTACACCCTGCCGGCCTTGCCTTACGCCTTTGATGCGCTTGAACCCCATATCGATGCGCAAACCATGGAAATTCACTACACCAAGCACCACCAGACTTACATCAATAATCTTAATGCTGCGGTCGAGGGCACCGAGTTCGCGGGCTGGCCGGTGGAGAAGCTGGTAGCCAGCGTTGAAAAATTACCGGAGAAATTACGCGCTGCCGTGGTCAACCAAGGAGGCGGTCATGCCAACCACTCGCTGTTCTGGGCGGTCATGTCGCCTACGGGTGGCGGAAAGCCCGAGGGTGTCCTGGGCCAGGCCATCGACGCGCAACTGGGGGGCTTCGACAGTTTCAAGGACGCTTTCACCAAGGCGGCATTGACCCGTTTCGGCAGCGGCTGGGCCTGGTTGAGTGTGACCCCGCAAAAGACCTTGGTGGTAGAAAGCAGTGGCAACCAGGACAGCCCGTTGATGAGCGGCAACACGCCGATCCTCGGCCTGGACGTCTGGGAACACGCCTACTACCTGCTGTATCAAAACCGACGACCGGAGTACATCAATGCATTCTATAGCGTCATCAACTGGCCGGAGGTTGCCGCGCGCTACCAGGCCGCATTGGCCTGA
- a CDS encoding class II fumarate hydratase translates to MSNTRIERDSMGELQVPAEALYGAQTQRAVNNFPISHQRMPAQFIRALILAKAAAARANVDLKQISEGQGKAIVDAAQGLLEGDYMQHFPVDIFQTGSGTSSNMNANEVIATLASRLLGEVVNPNDHVNCGQSSNDIIPTTIHVSAALVLHEQTLPALLHLVQVIEQKAEAVHPFIKTGRTHLMDAMPVRMSQVLNGWAQQLKANIGHLQDLLPALQALAQGGTAVGTGINAHPEFSARFSGHLSHLTQVKFTPGKNLFALIGSQDTAVAVSGQLKATAVSLMKIANDLRWMNSGPLAGLGEIELEGLQPGSSIMPGKVNPVIPEATAMVAAQVIGNDTVITVAGQSGNFELNVMLPIIAQNLLSSLELLANASRLLADKAIASFKVNEAKLKEALSRNPILVTALNPIIGYQKAAEIAKQAYRQGRPVIDVALEHTDLPRSQLEVLLDPEKLTAGGV, encoded by the coding sequence ATGAGTAACACACGTATCGAACGCGACAGCATGGGCGAACTGCAAGTCCCCGCCGAGGCCCTGTACGGCGCGCAAACCCAGCGCGCGGTGAACAACTTTCCGATCAGCCACCAACGCATGCCGGCGCAATTCATTCGCGCGCTGATCCTGGCCAAGGCCGCCGCCGCCAGGGCCAACGTCGACCTCAAGCAAATCAGCGAAGGGCAGGGCAAGGCCATTGTCGATGCCGCCCAGGGCTTGTTGGAAGGCGACTACATGCAGCACTTTCCGGTGGATATCTTCCAGACCGGCTCCGGCACCAGTTCCAACATGAACGCCAACGAAGTGATTGCAACCCTGGCCAGCCGCTTGCTGGGCGAGGTGGTAAACCCCAACGACCACGTCAATTGCGGGCAAAGCAGCAATGACATCATTCCGACCACTATTCATGTCAGCGCCGCGCTGGTGCTGCACGAGCAGACACTGCCGGCCTTGCTGCACCTGGTGCAGGTGATCGAGCAAAAAGCCGAAGCGGTCCACCCGTTTATCAAGACCGGTCGTACCCATTTGATGGACGCCATGCCAGTGCGCATGAGCCAGGTGCTCAATGGCTGGGCGCAGCAACTCAAGGCCAATATCGGCCACTTGCAGGACCTGTTGCCGGCGCTGCAGGCGCTGGCCCAAGGGGGCACGGCTGTAGGTACCGGCATTAATGCGCACCCTGAGTTTTCCGCACGCTTCAGCGGGCACCTGAGCCACCTGACCCAGGTGAAGTTCACGCCGGGCAAGAACCTGTTTGCGTTGATTGGCTCCCAGGACACCGCCGTCGCCGTCTCCGGTCAGTTGAAAGCCACCGCCGTCTCGCTGATGAAGATCGCCAATGACCTGCGCTGGATGAACTCCGGCCCGCTGGCCGGCCTCGGCGAAATCGAGCTCGAAGGCCTGCAGCCGGGTTCTTCGATCATGCCGGGTAAGGTCAATCCGGTGATCCCCGAGGCCACGGCCATGGTGGCCGCCCAGGTCATCGGCAACGACACGGTGATTACCGTGGCCGGCCAATCGGGTAACTTCGAGCTGAACGTGATGCTGCCGATCATCGCCCAGAACCTGCTCAGTAGCCTGGAGCTGCTGGCCAACGCCAGTCGTTTGCTGGCGGACAAGGCCATCGCCAGCTTCAAGGTCAACGAAGCGAAGCTCAAGGAGGCGTTGTCGCGCAACCCGATTCTGGTGACCGCCCTCAATCCGATCATTGGTTACCAAAAGGCCGCCGAAATCGCCAAACAGGCTTATCGGCAGGGCCGTCCGGTCATCGATGTCGCCCTCGAACACACCGACCTGCCGCGCAGCCAACTGGAAGTCCTGCTGGATCCGGAAAAGCTCACGGCTGGCGGCGTGTAG